In Exiguobacterium sibiricum 7-3, a genomic segment contains:
- a CDS encoding S1-like domain-containing RNA-binding protein: MALRAGQVVTLKVEREADFGVFLSNGEEDILLHNNEQTKKLELDEEVEVFLYQDNEGRLASSMTIPEASFEDYVKTTINGTRYNTGVFANIGIQKDVLVSLDDLPQRRTFWPEEGDQLYIRLKHDQKLRLLGDPAPYAYFNLQAKPAPEEWNNMDVEGLVFAQRDPGVNVWVNEQTIGFLHEQEMERWPRLGEVMKLRVTNVKPDGTVLLSARPRAHEAIDIDADLIMNHLLEHDGQMTYGDKTPPETIDEVFGLSKAAFKRALGRLLKDKKIEKHETGIRLTK; this comes from the coding sequence ATGGCATTACGCGCAGGACAGGTTGTCACATTAAAAGTAGAACGGGAAGCAGATTTTGGTGTTTTCTTGAGTAACGGGGAAGAAGACATCTTACTTCATAATAATGAACAAACGAAAAAACTGGAACTCGATGAAGAAGTAGAGGTCTTCCTTTACCAAGACAACGAAGGGCGACTCGCCTCTTCGATGACGATTCCAGAAGCGTCATTTGAAGATTACGTCAAAACAACGATTAACGGGACACGTTATAATACAGGAGTGTTCGCAAACATCGGCATTCAAAAAGACGTGTTAGTATCACTCGATGATTTGCCACAGCGCCGGACATTTTGGCCGGAAGAAGGAGATCAGCTTTACATCCGCCTGAAGCATGATCAAAAACTTCGTTTGCTTGGAGATCCGGCTCCCTATGCCTATTTCAACTTACAGGCAAAACCAGCACCGGAAGAGTGGAATAACATGGATGTTGAAGGGCTCGTCTTTGCTCAACGGGACCCTGGTGTAAACGTTTGGGTCAATGAACAAACGATTGGTTTTCTCCATGAACAAGAGATGGAACGGTGGCCCCGACTTGGAGAAGTTATGAAATTACGGGTGACAAATGTGAAGCCAGATGGTACAGTATTACTTTCAGCAAGACCACGTGCTCACGAGGCAATCGACATCGATGCGGATTTGATCATGAATCATCTGCTTGAACATGATGGTCAGATGACGTATGGTGATAAGACACCTCCTGAGACGATTGATGAGGTATTTGGCCTAAGTAAGGCTGCCTTCAAACGTGCTTTAGGTCGATTGTTGAAAGACAAAAAAATAGAAAAACATGAAACGGGTATTCGGTTAACGAAATAA
- a CDS encoding lysophospholipid acyltransferase family protein: MLRTIIWFIHFGLVLPLTLPFLPGAKRRTHAARYAYTQKVAYAWANSLLRLAGVKVRMTGQEHIPADQPVVFIANHQGNFDVPILLGKIDKPKAFISKIEVNKIPIVNVWMNLMGCVMIDRKDRRQSLKAIRAGIETIKDGQSMIIFPEGTRSKGGPVAEFKAGSFTLATSSGALVVPIAISGSYRVMEETGRIRPATVDVTILKPIDPKSMSQKELVVLVEQQIKEIVEGV, translated from the coding sequence ATGTTACGCACAATCATCTGGTTCATTCATTTTGGACTGGTTCTACCCCTCACATTACCGTTTCTTCCGGGGGCAAAACGTCGAACGCATGCCGCACGGTACGCGTACACACAAAAAGTTGCTTACGCCTGGGCAAACTCATTACTCCGTCTTGCCGGAGTCAAAGTCCGGATGACCGGTCAGGAACACATTCCGGCCGATCAACCGGTTGTCTTTATCGCCAATCATCAAGGTAATTTTGATGTTCCGATTCTTCTCGGAAAAATTGATAAACCAAAGGCCTTCATCTCAAAAATTGAAGTCAATAAGATTCCCATCGTCAATGTCTGGATGAATCTGATGGGATGTGTCATGATTGACCGCAAAGATCGACGGCAGTCGTTAAAGGCCATCCGGGCTGGAATCGAAACGATTAAAGATGGGCAGTCGATGATTATTTTCCCGGAAGGTACACGTTCTAAGGGCGGTCCTGTCGCCGAGTTCAAGGCGGGGAGTTTTACGCTGGCCACATCAAGTGGTGCACTTGTCGTTCCGATTGCGATTTCGGGCAGTTATCGTGTCATGGAGGAAACCGGACGTATTCGCCCGGCGACTGTTGACGTCACGATTCTAAAGCCGATTGATCCTAAATCAATGTCGCAAAAGGAATTAGTCGTTCTCGTCGAACAACAAATCAAGGAAATTGTAGAAGGAGTCTGA
- a CDS encoding ABC-F family ATP-binding cassette domain-containing protein: protein MLLKVDQLKKEFADKIVFEDVTFSVSPGDRIGIIGVNGTGKSTLLHILAGQETPDSGELQHPNDYRIRLLSQSTDYPEDQTVMQVLLSGNTPTINALRHYEVARLALEQDPSNETLLTRFISAQTEIDAANAWDTESRLKMILNKLGITNLEATIGSLSGGQRKRVGLAEALLDEADLLLLDEPTNELDAETITWLESQIKEYRGAILLITHDRYFLNRVTNHMMEIANGTAYFYVGNYESFLEKRAERRERTASMEEKRQNILRRELAWLRRGAKARTTKQKARIQRVDALQELSYEEDEASLEVQVGSTRLGKKVIEAVDVRHQFGDRTLFSDFNWLFGRKERYGIVGRNGSGKSTLLSILAKRLEPTGGDIIHGETVKVGFYGQFAEFSHPNRRVIEEVERIAQVITTLDGQEITAGQMLEQFLFKPEAQYKPIGKLSGGEKRRLKLLTILMDEPNVLFLDEPTNDLDTETLSVLEDYLDSFPGTVITVSHDRYFLDRVVNRLLAFENGDIVSYYGQYTDYLEQRELPSTTIETTPVIKDAAPVEIPPAEAPKKLSYQEQLDWKTIESQIEEAELQAESLEQKLASSGSDLGQVNDLYQQIGQAKAKVDQLMEYWTYLSEKVEAYESYKK, encoded by the coding sequence ATGTTACTTAAAGTTGATCAACTAAAAAAAGAATTTGCCGATAAAATCGTATTCGAAGACGTGACGTTTTCCGTCAGTCCCGGTGACCGGATCGGAATCATCGGTGTCAATGGTACCGGAAAATCAACGTTACTGCATATATTAGCCGGGCAAGAAACGCCGGACTCGGGTGAGCTGCAACATCCGAATGACTACCGAATCCGTCTACTGTCCCAGTCAACGGATTATCCGGAAGATCAAACGGTCATGCAAGTCTTGTTGTCCGGTAATACACCAACCATCAACGCACTTCGTCACTACGAGGTCGCACGATTGGCGCTTGAGCAAGACCCGAGCAATGAAACGTTATTGACACGGTTCATCAGTGCACAAACAGAAATTGATGCTGCCAATGCCTGGGATACAGAATCCCGCCTCAAAATGATTTTAAACAAACTCGGTATCACGAATCTTGAAGCAACTATCGGTTCGTTGTCAGGCGGACAACGAAAACGTGTCGGACTAGCTGAAGCGTTGCTCGACGAAGCTGATCTTCTACTACTCGATGAGCCCACAAACGAACTCGACGCCGAGACGATTACTTGGCTTGAATCACAAATCAAAGAATATCGCGGGGCGATTTTACTGATCACCCATGATCGCTACTTCTTGAACCGTGTCACGAACCATATGATGGAGATCGCAAATGGAACAGCCTACTTTTATGTCGGTAATTATGAATCGTTCTTGGAAAAGCGTGCGGAACGCCGGGAACGGACAGCCTCTATGGAGGAAAAACGTCAAAATATACTGCGGCGGGAACTCGCCTGGTTACGACGCGGGGCGAAAGCACGGACAACGAAACAAAAAGCACGGATTCAACGCGTCGATGCCTTGCAAGAACTTTCTTACGAAGAAGACGAAGCATCACTCGAAGTTCAGGTCGGTTCAACACGACTCGGTAAAAAAGTCATCGAGGCGGTTGATGTCCGGCATCAGTTTGGCGACCGGACGTTGTTCAGTGACTTCAATTGGCTATTCGGTCGTAAGGAACGATACGGAATCGTCGGCCGAAACGGGAGCGGCAAGTCCACTTTATTATCCATCCTTGCCAAGCGTCTAGAACCGACGGGCGGTGACATTATTCACGGCGAAACCGTAAAAGTCGGATTCTACGGTCAGTTCGCAGAATTCAGTCACCCTAACCGGCGCGTCATTGAAGAAGTCGAACGGATCGCCCAAGTCATCACGACGTTAGACGGTCAAGAAATCACAGCAGGTCAGATGCTTGAACAATTTCTGTTTAAACCAGAAGCACAATATAAACCGATTGGTAAATTATCCGGTGGTGAAAAACGACGGTTAAAACTGCTCACAATCCTGATGGATGAACCAAATGTCCTCTTCCTTGACGAGCCGACCAACGACCTGGATACGGAAACGTTATCCGTTTTAGAAGATTACCTTGATTCGTTCCCCGGAACGGTCATCACGGTCAGTCATGATCGCTATTTCCTCGACCGTGTCGTGAACCGGTTATTGGCATTCGAAAACGGCGATATCGTGTCTTATTATGGTCAATATACCGATTATTTGGAGCAACGGGAACTCCCGTCTACGACTATCGAAACTACGCCTGTCATCAAAGACGCTGCCCCTGTGGAGATACCGCCTGCCGAAGCACCTAAGAAATTAAGTTATCAAGAACAACTCGACTGGAAAACGATTGAGTCTCAAATTGAAGAAGCTGAACTTCAGGCCGAATCTCTTGAACAAAAGCTGGCTTCCTCCGGGAGCGATTTAGGTCAGGTTAACGACCTCTACCAGCAAATCGGACAAGCGAAAGCAAAAGTCGATCAGTTGATGGAATACTGGACTTACCTGTCCGAAAAAGTTGAAGCGTACGAAAGCTATAAAAAGTAA
- a CDS encoding GGDEF domain-containing protein has product MQRSPYFIKWFPPLLIISTVLMVISSANKSIPNLIVEQVLLYLSLALIAFFILVAYKQEQLLIVPRRNFWLLALGSLCLSAIGSILETIHLFSSSESFSGLYSLVLFSLSHYLFLYAIFYRIASKKSFGQHLLAFMDALILVIFFVLIAYHILNELVDPAVNPFPYSLVVIVNTSLGLFVFFYFFFIQDTHWVSRTTLLLLFLSIFIRGLYEISSVYFPAFTMQYLIFSPILIRLAQSAAILWHIDHIYEGTNKSSIVQRSWLPLLSLPLFLHYFVDEDGQKRDVFVILLLLIVRQIFITRQHTSIVHQLDTRNEQLAIRVERRTEQIKASEQQVIPLFLGHPDPIVRFNQHQEPIFANRAAQRIFGLSAMTINHLTDELQHVQTVLQTGTNHYQNEANQQFELILIPIKISDTAVGHFLILHDVTERMARQQQIEYHAYHDGLTHIGNRRSLEKTFSEKIPPLNYLALIDLDGFKQINDTYGHEAGDYILIEVAQRLANELSADESVYRLGGDEFALLTSAKDEVSLRRRCKVFLNDLSKPYQYHGQRLRVSASVGVARHDLESDLEQWLKQADLAMYRVKHQGKNGIGIYRSEIE; this is encoded by the coding sequence ATGCAACGATCTCCCTATTTCATAAAATGGTTTCCACCCTTACTGATTATTTCCACGGTATTGATGGTAATTTCCTCTGCAAACAAATCGATTCCGAATCTTATCGTTGAGCAAGTCCTACTGTATCTATCGTTGGCGTTGATTGCCTTTTTTATATTGGTCGCCTATAAACAAGAACAGCTTCTCATCGTTCCAAGACGCAATTTTTGGTTGCTTGCTCTTGGTTCTTTATGTCTATCGGCCATCGGTTCCATTTTAGAAACCATTCATCTGTTCAGCTCGAGCGAAAGTTTTTCCGGACTCTACAGCCTGGTTTTGTTTTCCTTATCACATTACTTATTTTTATATGCTATTTTTTACCGGATTGCTTCTAAAAAAAGTTTTGGTCAACACCTTTTAGCTTTTATGGATGCCCTCATTTTAGTCATTTTTTTCGTACTAATTGCTTATCATATTCTGAATGAACTGGTCGATCCTGCAGTCAATCCGTTCCCGTATTCGCTTGTTGTCATCGTCAATACGTCACTCGGTCTGTTTGTTTTCTTTTATTTTTTCTTTATCCAAGACACCCATTGGGTATCACGGACAACTTTACTTCTGCTCTTTTTATCAATTTTCATTCGTGGCCTTTATGAAATATCGTCCGTCTACTTTCCGGCGTTCACGATGCAGTATCTGATTTTCTCACCGATTCTTATCCGTCTGGCCCAAAGTGCGGCCATCCTTTGGCACATTGATCATATCTATGAAGGGACTAACAAGTCGTCTATCGTCCAACGCTCCTGGCTCCCACTGTTATCTTTGCCGTTGTTTCTTCATTATTTCGTCGACGAGGATGGACAAAAACGGGACGTTTTTGTCATCTTGTTGTTATTGATTGTCCGTCAAATCTTCATCACACGGCAACATACATCCATCGTCCATCAGTTGGATACCCGGAATGAACAGTTAGCAATACGGGTTGAGCGGCGAACAGAACAAATTAAAGCCAGCGAACAGCAAGTCATCCCATTGTTCCTCGGACACCCTGACCCCATCGTTCGTTTTAATCAGCATCAAGAACCCATTTTTGCGAATCGGGCTGCTCAACGAATTTTTGGTCTCTCCGCCATGACAATCAACCATTTGACTGACGAATTGCAACATGTTCAGACTGTCTTGCAGACAGGAACGAACCATTATCAAAATGAAGCGAATCAACAATTTGAATTGATTCTGATTCCGATCAAGATTTCTGATACTGCCGTTGGTCACTTCTTGATTCTGCATGATGTGACCGAACGCATGGCACGTCAACAGCAAATCGAATACCACGCTTATCATGACGGTTTGACGCACATCGGCAATCGTCGTTCTTTAGAGAAAACATTCAGTGAAAAAATACCGCCCTTGAATTATTTAGCTTTGATCGACCTGGACGGCTTCAAACAAATTAATGATACCTACGGTCATGAAGCTGGAGACTATATCTTGATAGAAGTGGCGCAACGCCTTGCGAACGAATTATCTGCTGATGAATCGGTTTACCGGCTTGGCGGGGATGAATTTGCTTTACTGACTTCGGCGAAAGATGAAGTTTCATTAAGACGACGCTGTAAAGTTTTCTTGAATGATCTGTCGAAACCCTATCAGTACCACGGACAACGGTTACGTGTATCTGCCAGCGTCGGCGTCGCACGCCACGATTTGGAATCCGATTTAGAACAATGGCTCAAACAGGCTGATTTAGCAATGTATCGTGTGAAACATCAAGGTAAAAATGGGATTGGGATTTATCGTTCCGAGATTGAATGA
- a CDS encoding DEAD/DEAH box helicase has translation MKPFITEAWERARFEKMMPVQEQAIPLVRERKDVLVEAPTGTGKTLAYVIPALELIDENEPHIQVVITAPTRELVMQIHQVIQLFSQGSGIKSGAFIGGVELKRQHERLKKKPQIIVGTPGRLVELIDSKKMKMHKVKLIVLDEADQIYESGMSASATRIANSALRDRQLAFISATLPERTAEWGKTLFANEPARIKVERVMSTQVKFGYIEMSRRLKPEYLRRLANMQGAKVLTFINNRSFLGPLNGELSKFSLKYRILDAEKGKRERMETLRSYKRGEFPLLVTTGLAARGLDIEAVTHVVHYDLPESFDDFVHRSGRTGRGNASGMVLALVTDHDLKHLKTLTKQMGVEMEEMEIYRGEVIPKREHTEPETIKRPANPHRKGPTR, from the coding sequence ATGAAGCCTTTTATTACAGAAGCATGGGAGCGCGCCCGCTTCGAAAAAATGATGCCGGTTCAAGAACAGGCAATTCCATTAGTACGCGAAAGAAAAGATGTTTTGGTCGAAGCACCGACCGGGACTGGGAAAACATTAGCATATGTCATCCCAGCATTAGAATTGATTGATGAAAATGAACCGCATATCCAAGTCGTGATTACAGCACCGACACGTGAGCTGGTCATGCAAATCCATCAAGTCATTCAACTGTTTTCGCAAGGAAGCGGCATTAAATCAGGTGCCTTCATTGGTGGCGTCGAACTCAAACGCCAGCATGAACGATTGAAGAAAAAACCGCAAATCATCGTCGGTACACCGGGACGACTCGTCGAACTGATTGATTCTAAAAAAATGAAGATGCATAAAGTAAAACTGATTGTTTTAGATGAAGCCGATCAAATTTATGAAAGCGGCATGAGCGCTTCGGCAACACGAATTGCCAACAGTGCACTGCGTGATCGTCAGTTGGCCTTCATCTCGGCGACATTGCCGGAACGAACGGCAGAGTGGGGAAAAACATTATTTGCGAACGAGCCTGCACGGATTAAAGTAGAACGTGTGATGAGTACACAAGTGAAATTCGGTTACATCGAAATGTCACGCCGTCTTAAACCGGAATACTTGCGTCGCCTGGCGAACATGCAGGGAGCGAAAGTATTGACGTTCATCAATAACCGCTCATTCCTTGGACCATTAAACGGTGAACTCAGTAAGTTCTCATTAAAATACCGAATTCTTGACGCCGAAAAAGGAAAACGGGAACGGATGGAGACACTCCGTTCATATAAACGGGGAGAGTTCCCATTGCTCGTGACGACGGGCCTCGCAGCCCGTGGACTCGACATCGAAGCGGTCACCCATGTCGTCCATTATGATTTACCTGAGTCATTTGACGATTTCGTTCACCGTTCAGGACGGACAGGACGCGGGAATGCATCCGGTATGGTCCTTGCCCTCGTCACGGATCACGATTTGAAACACCTGAAGACACTGACTAAACAAATGGGTGTGGAAATGGAAGAGATGGAAATCTATCGTGGCGAAGTGATTCCGAAACGGGAACACACGGAACCCGAAACAATCAAACGACCGGCGAACCCACACCGGAAAGGACCGACACGATGA
- the pflB gene encoding formate C-acetyltransferase, producing MLLEKTPAWQQFETGTWNDQIDVADFIRRNRTEYRGDDQFLAGPTVATETLWQQIMSLTSEERTRGGVYAVDAATPSTILSHGPGYLDRDLEKVVGLQTDEPFKRSIHPNGGIRMVNDALEAYGFKADPVVTRTFSEYRKTHNQGVFDAYTPEMRAARKAGIITGLPDAYGRGRIIGDYRRVALYGTAYLIEQRKQDLQNRGGFLSESMIRDREEMNEQIRALQELTELGNRYDCDLSRPAETAQEAFQWVYLAYLAAIKEQNGAAMSLGRVSTFLDIYIERDLQTGRLTEQTAQELVDHFVMKLRIVKFLRTPDYNDLFSGDPTWVTESIGGMSEDGRSNVTKSSFRFLQTLVNLGPAPEPNLTVLWSTQLPRGFKEFCAKMSILSSSIQYENDDLMLPIYGDDYGIACCVSAMKIGKQMQFFGARANLAKALLYTLNGGMDEKLKIQVAPKTDLILDDVLDYETVMAAYDRQLDWLAELYVNTLNVIHFMHDKYSYERIEMALHDPEILRTMACGIAGLSVVADSLSAIRYAKVSPIRDADGIAVDFKIEGDFPKFGNNDQRVDQMAVDLVKLFMEKIRKHPTYRDALPTQSVLTITSNVVYGKKTGNTPDGRRAGEPFAPGANPMHGRDTKGAVAALTSVGKLPYEHALDGISYTFSIVPKALGKDEPTRIRNTVGLLDGYMGGTTSKGHHLNVNVFDRETLLDAMEHPELYPQLTIRVSGYAVNFIKLTREQQIDVINRTFHGAL from the coding sequence ATGTTACTTGAAAAAACACCAGCATGGCAACAATTCGAAACAGGAACGTGGAACGATCAGATTGACGTAGCAGATTTCATCCGTCGAAACCGGACAGAATATCGAGGGGATGATCAGTTTCTCGCAGGACCAACAGTTGCTACGGAAACACTGTGGCAACAAATCATGAGTTTGACAAGCGAAGAGCGGACACGCGGTGGTGTATATGCCGTTGACGCTGCGACACCATCAACGATCCTGTCACACGGCCCCGGATACCTCGATCGTGACTTAGAAAAAGTCGTCGGTCTCCAAACGGATGAACCGTTCAAACGCTCGATTCATCCGAACGGCGGAATCCGGATGGTTAACGATGCGCTCGAGGCCTATGGTTTTAAGGCAGATCCTGTTGTGACACGGACGTTCAGTGAATACCGGAAAACACATAATCAAGGCGTGTTCGATGCCTATACTCCCGAAATGCGTGCCGCCCGAAAAGCAGGTATCATCACCGGTCTTCCGGATGCATATGGACGTGGTCGGATCATCGGTGATTACCGTCGCGTTGCGTTATACGGAACAGCGTACTTGATTGAGCAACGGAAACAAGACTTACAGAACCGTGGCGGCTTTTTATCCGAATCGATGATCCGGGACCGTGAGGAAATGAATGAGCAAATTCGTGCATTGCAGGAACTGACCGAACTCGGCAATCGTTATGATTGTGACCTATCCCGTCCTGCTGAAACCGCACAAGAGGCGTTCCAGTGGGTTTACCTCGCTTATCTTGCTGCCATTAAAGAACAAAATGGTGCTGCGATGTCACTTGGCCGCGTCTCAACGTTCCTCGATATTTATATCGAACGTGATTTGCAGACCGGACGTTTGACGGAACAAACAGCACAGGAACTAGTCGATCATTTTGTCATGAAACTGCGAATCGTCAAATTCCTGCGTACCCCGGACTACAATGATTTATTCTCCGGTGATCCGACCTGGGTCACGGAATCCATCGGCGGGATGAGTGAGGACGGCCGCTCCAACGTCACGAAAAGTTCGTTCCGCTTCCTGCAGACACTCGTCAATCTCGGTCCGGCTCCAGAACCGAATCTGACAGTCCTTTGGTCCACACAACTACCGCGCGGCTTTAAAGAATTTTGTGCCAAGATGTCGATTCTGTCCAGTTCGATCCAGTATGAAAATGATGATTTGATGTTGCCGATTTACGGCGACGACTACGGTATCGCATGCTGTGTTTCCGCCATGAAAATCGGAAAACAGATGCAATTTTTCGGAGCACGGGCGAACTTGGCAAAAGCACTCCTCTATACGTTAAACGGCGGCATGGATGAAAAACTTAAAATTCAAGTCGCTCCAAAAACCGATTTGATTTTAGATGACGTCTTGGATTATGAAACGGTCATGGCCGCGTACGACCGTCAACTCGACTGGTTGGCGGAACTCTATGTCAATACGTTGAACGTCATCCATTTCATGCATGATAAATACAGTTACGAACGGATTGAAATGGCGTTGCATGATCCAGAAATCTTACGGACGATGGCTTGCGGTATCGCCGGACTGTCCGTCGTCGCCGACAGTCTGTCTGCCATTCGTTATGCTAAAGTTTCCCCGATTCGTGATGCAGATGGAATCGCCGTTGATTTTAAAATCGAAGGTGACTTCCCGAAATTCGGAAATAATGATCAACGGGTCGATCAGATGGCGGTTGATCTCGTCAAACTGTTTATGGAAAAAATCCGGAAACATCCGACGTACCGCGATGCTTTACCGACTCAATCCGTCTTGACGATTACTTCAAATGTCGTCTACGGCAAAAAAACCGGCAATACGCCAGATGGACGACGGGCTGGTGAACCATTCGCACCGGGAGCCAATCCGATGCATGGTCGGGATACGAAGGGGGCCGTCGCTGCGTTGACTTCCGTCGGGAAATTACCGTATGAACATGCCCTTGACGGCATTTCCTACACGTTCTCCATCGTCCCGAAAGCACTGGGGAAAGATGAACCGACACGAATTCGAAATACAGTCGGACTGCTTGACGGCTATATGGGCGGAACTACTTCAAAAGGACATCACTTAAACGTCAATGTCTTCGACCGGGAAACATTGCTCGATGCGATGGAACATCCGGAACTCTATCCACAATTGACGATCCGCGTTTCCGGTTACGCCGTCAACTTCATCAAGTTGACCCGCGAACAGCAAATCGACGTCATCAACCGGACGTTCCACGGTGCACTTTAA
- the pflA gene encoding pyruvate formate-lyase-activating protein, translating to MTHGTIHSVESCGTVDGPGIRFIVFTQGCPLRCQYCHNADTWEFGCGRSVSATEIIEEAESYRSFFEATGGGITFSGGEPLAQPEFLEAALREAKQKGLHTVIDTAGSVVPKNIDRILDYTDLVLLDIKHIDDATCRILTGRSNANTLAFAKRLAERNIPVWIRHVLVPGLTMTETFLRQTGEFIRTLGNVERVEVLPYHQLGVYKWEALGLDYPLADVLQPNPEEATDAQTLLDSYLSC from the coding sequence ATGACACACGGAACGATTCATTCTGTTGAATCCTGCGGCACGGTCGACGGACCGGGTATTCGCTTCATCGTCTTCACGCAAGGCTGTCCTTTACGTTGCCAATACTGCCACAATGCAGATACGTGGGAATTCGGATGTGGTCGTTCCGTCTCGGCAACGGAAATCATTGAAGAAGCGGAAAGTTACCGATCATTTTTCGAAGCGACAGGCGGTGGTATCACATTTTCCGGCGGAGAACCGCTTGCCCAACCGGAATTTTTGGAAGCCGCACTTCGGGAAGCAAAACAAAAAGGCTTGCATACCGTCATCGATACAGCCGGTTCGGTCGTCCCTAAAAATATCGACCGGATTCTCGATTACACGGATCTCGTGTTACTCGACATTAAGCATATCGATGATGCGACCTGCCGGATTCTGACGGGGCGGAGTAACGCCAATACACTTGCCTTTGCCAAACGGTTGGCGGAGCGAAACATTCCCGTCTGGATCCGCCACGTCCTCGTGCCCGGTTTGACGATGACGGAGACCTTTCTTCGACAGACGGGCGAATTCATCCGGACACTCGGTAATGTCGAACGGGTCGAAGTCCTTCCCTACCATCAGCTCGGTGTCTACAAGTGGGAAGCGCTTGGTCTCGACTATCCATTGGCGGATGTTTTACAACCGAATCCGGAAGAAGCAACGGATGCACAAACCTTGCTGGATTCTTACTTGTCTTGCTGA